A window of Bradyrhizobium sp. AZCC 1719 genomic DNA:
CGGTCTCGGCCTCGGCGGCGTCGATCGCCGCGTCATATTCCTTGTTGACCCAGCGCGGGAAGTTCACGCCCTGCCACTTGTTCTCCTTGGTGGCGACGTTGCGCGAATGATAGCGGCGCATGTGCTGGGCCGGGTCGGGTTGGCTCATCGGGATCTGGAACATCTCGAGGTCGGCATAGAACTTGGCGTAGGTGTCGGGGTTAGCGACGTCGGAGGAGAAGAACACCGAGGCGACCACCGATTTCAGCTCGACGTCGATGCCGGCCTTCTGACAGGCCTGCTTGACGATCGCCTGGGTCTTCTGGCGCGGGCCGTTGATCGCGGTCTGGTATAGAAGCTTCAGCTTCTTGCCGTCCTTCTCGCGGATGCCGTCCGCGCCGACTTTCCAGCCCGCGTCCTCCAGCAGCTTGGACGCCTTCTCGATGCTGAATTCCCAGCTAGTGTTTTTGGAAACAAACTTCTCGGGGCCGTTGAGGAAATTGGGCGTGACGCGTCCGGCGCGGCCGTAGATGACTTTCTTGACGGCCTCGCGGTCGACCAGCATGGAGAGTGCCTTGCGCACCGCGGGATCGGAGAGCAGCGGGTGCTTGGTCTTGATCGAGGAGCGCTCGCCGTCGACCTCGGTGTTGGGGTCGGTGAAGTTGAGGGCGATGAATTCGGTGTCGCCGCCGACCGCATAGACGGTCTTGCCCTTGCCGCCCTTTTCCAGGCGCAGCAGGACGTCGTCTTCCACCTGGATGTTCCAGCCGAAATCATACTCGCCGGTCTGGATGACGGCGCGCGCGGCCGAGACCGCATCGCCGCCGCCTTTCATCTCGACGGTGTCGAAGTGGGGGCGGTTCGGCATATGGTAGTCTGGATTGAGCACGCCGCGGATCACATCGCCCGGCTTGAACTCGACGAATTTGTAGGGACCGGTGCCGACCGGCGAAAGGTTGTTCGGCGCCTCGCGGGACTTGGCGCCTTTATATTCCGCGAACAGGTGTTTTGGGATGATGCTGCCGGGAGCGCCGACGAACGCATCGGCCCAGAACGGTGTCGGCTTCTTGAAGAGGATGCGGACCGTGAGGTCGTCGACCTTTTCCACGGTGATATCGCGGTGAACGCCGATGGTCACGGTGGCGGTGGCGGGATCGCGGGCGTATTCCCAGTTGAACACGACGTCGTCGGCGGTGAAGGGCTTGCCGTCGTGCCATTTGACGCCGGGCTTGAGTTTCCAGGTCACCGACATGCCGTCGGCGGCGAGGCCCCCGTTCTGCAGCGAGGGAATTTCGGCGGCCAGAACCAGCTTCATGTTGCCGTCCGGATCCCAGCAGGCGAGCGGCTCATAGAACAGGCGCGAGCCGTCCTGGTCCTTGGTGCCGGTGGCGAAATGCGGATTCAGCAAGGTCGGTCCCTGCCACCAGAGCAGCTTCAGCGCGCCGCCGCCGCCGCGCTTGGTCGGCTTGTAGACGGAGGGGCCTTCGGCCATGGCTACGCCGCCAACGGCCAGAATCTGCGTGGCCATGGGTGCGGTGAGACCGAAAGCAAGCATGCGCTGAACGAAGCCGCGGCGATCCATGCGCCCGTCCTTCACCTCGTCGATCATGGCTTTGAGTTCAGTGTCCAGCATCGTTGTCCCCGTCTGGTTTTCGTTTGGTTGTGGCCGGACCCGCGGGCCGCGGCCGGCGGAGGGTAGATTGCGCATCGTTTGAACGCAAACGGTTCAATGGTCGTCGTTTGGGCAAAAAGTCTTTGCACCGCACACGGCTTCGGCAATCCGGCCTTTTCTGTGCGCCAAATTTGTTCGCTTGGTCAGACGAGCGACATGTCCAGCGGCGGTGCCACGCTGTCCGGCAGCGGGCTGACATAGGGGGTGCGGGCGGTGCGCTTGTTCAGGTCGGCCTTGGCGGCGGCGATCAGGTCCGGTTCCGTCAGCGCCCTGACGCCGAGTCCCGCCATGGCCTTGGCGGCCTGCACCATCGCCTTGTGGGCGTGCGGGCTCTTGCCCTGTGCCACCACCTGCCAGGTGTGCAAGGGGGTGCCGATGGCAATGGTCGGGGCGTGAACCTGAACGGTCGGCACGACCCAGCTCACGTCGCCCACATCGGTGGATCCGATCAGCGGGTTGCGCTTGGCGTCAAGCGGCACGATGAAATCGGCCAGTGGCCGGTCGGTCGGCTCCATGCCGATCGCATGATAGACGGCGGCGATATCCTTCTCGGTCAGCGTCGAGCGGATTTTTTGCGCGAAATCCTTGTCGGCCTCGTCGAAATGTGGCGGGCCGAGTTCCTCCATGATGCCGTGAAGGGCCTGTTCGAGCGGGGTGTTGGGCAGCAAATTGGAGACGGCGGAAATGATCCGCATCTCCACACTCGTTTCGGTCATCAACGCGGCGCCTTGTGCGATCTTGTGGACGCGTTCCACCAGTTCGTTCATGCCGGGCAAATCGCGGGCGCGGATCGAATAGCGTACGCGCGCATGGGCCTGCACCACGTTCGGGGCGATGCCGCCGGTATCGAGTAGCGCGTAATGGACGCGGGCATCGCTCGGCATGTGCTCGCGCATGTAGTTGACGCCGACATTCATCAGCTCGACCGCATCCAGCGCGCTGCGGCCGAGATGCGGCGAGGCCGCGGCATGCGAGGTGCGCCCTGTGAAAATGAAATCGGCGCGGGTGTTGGCGAGCGAGGGGGTCACCACCACTTCCCAGAAACTGTGGGGGTGCCAGGTGATCGCGATATCGGCGTCGTCGAAGGCGCCCGATCGCACCATGAAGGTCTTTGCCGCTCCGCCTTCCTCCGCGGGGCAGCCGTAATAGCGCACGCGCCCCCCGGCGCCTTGTGCTCGGCTAGCCAATCCTTCACGGCGGTGGCCGCGAGCAGGGCGGCGGAACCAAGCAGATTGTGGCCGCAACCATGGCCATGGCCGCCGGCCTGCAGCGGCCGCGGTTCCGCCACGCCAGCCGCCTGACTGAGGCCGGGCAGGGCGTCATATTCGCCAAGGAAGGCGATCACGGGTCCGCCTTCGCCCCATTCGCCCATCAGGGCGGTAGGAATGCCTGCGACCTGCTCCGTGATGCGGAAACCCTGATGACGCAGCTCGGCGAGATGTTCGGCGCAAGATCGCGCCTCGGTGTAGCAGATCTCGGGCATCGCCCAGACCCGGTCGCTTAGGGCGGTGAAGCGCGGCTTGATGGTGTCGACGCCACGCCAGATGCTACTGCGGTTATCCATCTTCCAATTCCTGAAACTGAAGGCGATGTGAGCAATTGTTATCAGCTTCGCGAGATAACGCCCAGCGCAGGGCAGGTATCCGCCATGCTCGTCACACCTTCAAGACGTGCGGCCTGAACAGCCGGCCTTTCTCCACCACCAGCACCACCGCGAGCGCGGCCAGCGTGCAGAGCAGGAAGCCGGTCGCGAACGGCACCAGCGTGCCGTCGTAGCCCTGGCCGATGGTGGCGCCGATGCCGATGCCGAGCAGGGTGGTGATCGAGCCGTACAGCGACGCAGCGGTGCCGGCGATATGGCCCTGCGGCTCCATGGCGAGCGCGGTGAAATTGGCGATCATCAAGCCGAACGCAAACATCATCGATACCGAGAGCACCATGAACAGCGGCAACGGCAGCATCTGCATTTTCGCCGCCACCAGCATGGTTGCGGCGATGACCACGAAGCCTAGCAGCGCAGCATGGGAGATCACGCGCATGCCGAGGCGGCCGACGAGGCGGGAATTGACGAAGCCGGCGATGGCGGTTCCGACCGCGACGCCGGCAAACGCAACCGGAAAATAATATCCGAGGTTGTAGATCTCGGTGAACACCTGCTGCGACGTAAACACGAACGCGAACAGCGAACCCAATACGCCGCCGGCGACCAGCGCATAACCCAGCGTCTGGCGGTTGGTCAGCGTCTGGCGGAACGCATCGAACACCTCGCCGACGGCGAGCGACCTGCGCCTTTCGACCGGCAGCGTCTCCGGCATGCGCAGCGCACTCCAGATCAACGCCACCACGCCATACAGCGTCAGCACGATAAAGATGCCGCGCCATTGCGTCAGTAGCAGCACGGCCTGGCCGAAGGCCGGGGCGACCACGGGCACCGCAATGAATATCATCATCGCCAGCGACATTACGCTCGCCATGCGCCGGCCGGCATAGCAGTCGCGCACGATTGAGGTTGCGATCACACGCGTGGCCGAGGTGCTGAGGCCCTGCAGTGCGCGTGCCAGCAGCAACGTCTCGAACGATGGGGCGGCGATCGCGAGCAGGCCGGCAGCGCAGTAGACGACCATGCCGCCGAGCAGGACCGGCCGCCGGCCGAACCGGTCGGATAAGGGGCCCATGACGAACTGCCCGACGCCGAAGCCGACCAGGAAGATCGACAGCACCATCTGCGGCCGGTTGACTGAAGTGATGTGGAAGGCGGACGCGATGTCCGGCAGCGCCGGCAACATCATGTCCATCGCAAGCGGATTCAGCGCCATGATCGACGCGATCACGATTACGAATTCCGGGAAGCCCATCGGGCGGTGGCCTGAAGCGGCCAAGGCATCGGCACTGGTATCGGACAACGAAAAATCCTCTTGCGGAGCGCAATCTATTCATGGTGCTGCGGCGCACAATCTGCGTTTTGGTATAGCAGCCCGGCACCATCGGAGCCGATAGGCACGCCCTGCCCACACAGGCGGCAACGCGTTCCGCTGCCGGCCAAAGTCATTGTTCTGGTGGGCCGCTTGTTCTATCCCGTACCGGCTGGAAACGACAGCCGGTGGCTTACGTTCGAACGGAGATCTTGTGTCAGGACAGACCTTGAAGATTGGCACGCGCAAGAGCGCGATGGCGCTGGCGCAGACCGAAGCGATCGCACGGCTGCTGCGCGCGGCCGATCCCGCGCTCGATGTCGAGATCGTCAAGTTCGAAACCCGCGGCGACCAGGACCAGACCAGTAAGCTGCTGCGCCACGGCGGCAAGGGCGGCGCCTTCGTCGCCGAAATTCGCGAGGCCATGCGCGGCGGAGAATTGCAGGCGGCGATGCATTCGCTCAAGGACGTTCCCGGCAACGAGGAGACCCCTAGCCTGATCATCGCGGCGACCCTGCCGCGCGATCCGGCCAACGACGCGCTGGTGCTGCGTCCGGGCCTTTCGCTGGATGTGTTTCGCGCATCGAAAGGTAAAGGCTTCAAGATCGGCACCAATGCGGTGCGCCGCGCCGCCTATCTGCGCCGGCTGTTCCCCGAGGCCACCGTAATCCATTTCCGCGGCGCCGCCGATACCCGCGTCGCAAAGCTCGATCGCGGCGACAAGCAGCGGCTTCCCGATGGCGGCGAGGTGGGACCGGCGGATGCGCTGGTGATGGCAAGGTCAGGGCTCGAACGCATCGGAATGGCATCGCGCATCGTCCATGACTTTTCGGTTCGCGAAATGCTGCCCGCGGTAGGGCAGGGCATCGTCGCAGTGGAATGCGTCGAAAAGGACTGGGTCACGCGCGGCCGGCTCGCCAGGATCGAGGACGCCTCGTCGCGCCTCTGCGCCGAGGCCGAACGCGAAGTGCTGTGGGTTTTAAACGGCCACTGCAACTCGCCGATCGCCGGCCACGCGACGTTGGCGGACCATGAGATGACGCTGACGGCCGCCGTGCTGGATGAAGCCGGCGACCGCTTTATCGAGGTGTCGCGGACCGGCGCGACAGATCGCCCTCGCGAGCTCGGCCGTGCGGTTGGGCTCGAGTTACTCGACAAGGGCGCCGCGGAGATCATCGCGCGGACGAGGCCGGAGGAGGATTCGCTGCTTTCGTGAACGCGCGGTTGCCGCAATCAGCGCGCCACGTCACTCCATTCCGGGCAGGTCCGCTGGTCGACCGGCACCAGCCAAGCCTTGTAGTTGGTCTTGTCGATCACTTCCGCCGGCAGCATCACCTTATCCGGTAGCGGCTCCTTCTTGAGGTGACGCACCGCCGCCCGCGTCGCCGTGCAGCCGATCTTGAACATGTTGAAGTCGACGGTGGCTAACATCCCGTCGGCTTCGATCTGCTTCACGGCGGGAAGAATGCCGTTGATACCGATCACGGTCGCCGTCCGGTTGGCGGCCTTGAGCGCTTCGAGCACGCCCAGCGCCATGGTGTCATTGGCCGACAGCACCGCATCGATTTCGTTGTGCTCGGAAAGAAACTTTTCCATCACGCGCCGGGCGTCGGGCTGCTGGTAATTGCCGATCCCCGATCCCAAGACTTGGATGCCGGGAAATTCAGCGAAGGCACGCTGGTAGCCCCGCACGCGTTCGCGATTGGTCGGCGCCGCCGGCGTTCCCTCGATGACGACGATTTTCCCTTTGCCGCCGAGCTTTTCGAAGAGATAGCGCGCTTCGCGGTATCCGATCTCGAAGTCGTCGGCGCCGACATAAGTGACGAAGCTGCCGGGCAGCGGATTGGAAACTAGCACGATCGGGATTCTGGCGTCGTTGAGCCTTTTGACGGAATCGACCATGGCGACGTCATCGACCGGGATGAAGATGACGGCGTCGGGCCTGTCCTTCAGCACCTGATCCACCATGGCCTTTTGTTCGTCAACGTTGTCGGGCTGGTTCGGGACAAGGTGGATCACCTTCACGCCTGTCGTGCGGGCGATCTGGTCCGAGGCGATACGAAAGGCCTCATAGGCCGGGTTGGTGCGGTTCTTGGTGAATACCGCGATGGTCATCGGATTGTCGGCGGCTCTGGCGCTGATCGCATAGAGCGCTATGACACCTGACAACATAGCCTTCACGAGATATCGCATTGTCGCCTCCGGAGAGTTTAGAGCCGTCATTGCTCCTCGCAATGACGGGCGTTGCAGTCATAGCCACAAAATCTTCTTGCGATATTCGAGATCCGTCAGCAGCGGTTGCGCCGGTCCTTGATGGAACACCGCGCCGCGTTCCAGTGCGAAGACGCGGTCGGCGAGCGCCAGCACCAGGTCGAGATTGTGCTCGACGATCACGATGGAGATGTGTTGCCGCAGTCGGTCGAACACCTTGAACAGTTCGAGGATCACGGCCGGTGCCAGCCCCTCGAAGGGCTCGTCGAGCAGCAGGAGTTTGACATTGCCGGACATCGCGCGCGCCACCGCCACCATCTGCTGCTCGCCGCCGGAAAGATAATCCGCCGCGACGTCCATGCGTTCGCGCAAACGCGGGAAATAGTCGAGGATCTGCGCTTCGTCCCACACCACGCCGTTGCTGCCGTCGGTCTTGCGCGCGAGATGCCCGAGCGAGAGATTTTCCCGTACCGTCATCCCGGCGAACAGGCCGCGGCCCTGCGGCACATAGCCGATGCCGGCGCGCGCGATCTCGGGCGCGGGCAGGCGGGAGATGTTCATGCCGGCATACTCGATCGTACCCGACGACAGCGGCACGAGGCCCGCGAGCGTCTTTAGGAGCGTCGACTTGCCGGCGCCGTTGCGGCCGAGCAGCGCAACGATTTCACCTTCGCGCACGTCGAGGGTGGCGTCGTGCAGGATATGGCTCTTGCCGTAAAACGTGTTGACGCGCTCGAAGCGCAGAATGGGGACTGTGCTGTCGCGGGCCTGCTCGCTCGCGATGTGCTCGACCTCGGGCACGCCAGTGCCGGTATAGATTTCCTGCACCTTGCGGTCGGCCCGCACGGCCTCTGGCGTCCCGGTCATCAGCACTTCGCCCTGGTTCATCACGGTGACGGTGCGGGAGAAGCCGAGCACGCGATCGATGTCGTGCTCGACGATCAGGACCGGAATGTTGGCGGCGATGTTCTTGACGAGGTTCGAGACGCGCTCGCGCTCGGCGGCAGCCAGCCCGGCGAGCGGTTCATCCAGCAACAGCACCTGCGGTTTGGAGCCGAGCGCAATCCCGAGATCGACCAGCCGCTGCCCGCCATAGGACAGTTCACCACCTTCGATAGTCTCGATGCCTTCGAGGCCAAGGAACTTGATCAGCTCCGCCGTCTCGGCGTGGATATCCCTGTAATGGTCGATGTCGCGCCACAGGTCGAAACGCCCCGGGCTCTGCGCCTGCAGCGACAGGCGGAGATTTTCGTAGATCGAAAGGCCCTTGAACAGGTTGGTGATCTGGAACGAGCGGGCCAGCCCCTGATGGCAGATCGCCTCCGACGGCACGCCCTGGATCTCGCGGCCGTTCAGCTTGATGGTGCCGCTGTCGGTCGGATAGAGGCCGGAGACCAGATTGAACAGCGTGGTTTTTCCCGCACCGTTCGGCCCGATCAAGGCGTGGATTTCGCCCGCGCCGACGGTGAGGCTCGCATCGGCCACCGCGCGGATGCCGCCAAAGCTCTTTGAGACGCCTTGCACGTCGAGCACGGTGCCCTCGAGCGCTCTCGGCCGCAGGAAAGCCGGCAAAGGCAGGCCTTGGTAGATTTTTCGCCTGCTCATGGCGGCGGACTCTTCCGGCGGTGGCCACCAGCGCTTTGCGAGTGTCGCCCAGATGCCGACGAGACCGCCCGGCGAGTACAGCACGAAGGCGACGAAGACGAGACCGAACCAGAGCAGCCAGTTCGGCGTCCAGATTGAAAACAACTCGCGGAACAGGATGAAGAACAGCGCGCCGATCGCCGGCCCCAGCATGCTGCGCATGCCGCCGATCACGACGATGGCGAGCAGTTCGCCTGAGAAGGGGACGGAGACGGCCTCGGCAGAGACCAGATAATTCTGGAAGCCGATCAGCCCGCCGGCAAAGCCGGTCACGACCGCCGAGATCACGAAGACGCCGAGCTTGTAGCGCTCGACCGGATAGCCCTGGAACGTGGCGCGCAACTGGTTCTCGCGGATCGCCATCAGCACATGGCCGAACGGCGAGCGCACCAGCCGCAGCAGGAGATAAAGCACGCCGAGGCAGAGCACGGAGACGACGATGTAGTAGTTGAGCGCGTTGTCGAGGCTGAACGGGCCAAGGCTGCCCCGCTTCAGGCCGCCGAGACCGTCCTCGCCGCCAGTTACCGCGGTCCAGCGAAAAGCGATGGTGTAGGTCAGCGCCGACAGCGCCAGCGTCAGCAGCGAGAAATAGACGCCGCGCCGGCGCAAAATGACGAACCCGACGAAGGTCGCGATGACGGCGACGACGATCGCCGCCAGCGCGAGCGGCAGGAAGATATCGTTGTTGAACCAGTTGCGCTGGATCAGTCCCGACGCATAGGCGCCGATGCCGAACCAGGCGCCGTGGCCGAACGAGACCAGCCCGGTGTAGCCGATGCAGAGGTTGAGCCCCATCGCGGCAATGGCGAGCGCCACCACCATGGTGCCGGTGTTGAGTGACAGGCCGAGCAGATGGAGGCCGAACGGCAGCACGATGACGGCGAGCGCGGCCAGCAGCAGCGGACGAAATTTGGCGGCAGGCATCATCATTCGAACTTCTCGATACGTTCGCCGAGCAGCCCGCGCGGCCGCACCATGAGCACCAGGAACATCAGCACATAGATCGAGGCTTCACCGGCGGCCGGTGCGAAGTGGATGGTGATGCCCCTGACGACACCGACCAGAAGAGCGGATATCACCACGCCCCAAAAACTGCCGAGGCCGCCGATCACGACGACGACAAAGGCGACGGTGATGATCTCGGCGCCCATCGCTGGATGCACGATCGTGATCGGTGCAAAGAAGGCGCCGCCGAGCGCGGCCATGCCGACGCCCAGCATGACGATCGCGGTCATGTAGGGCTGCAGGCGAATGCCGAGTGCGGCGACCATGTCCGGCCGCTGGATGCCGGCGCGCACCACGCGGCCGAACGACGTCTTATGCAGCAGCAGCCAGACACCGAGCAGGACTGCAGCGACGACGGCGAGGATGAGCAAGCGATAGCGCGAGAACAGGAAATCGCCGAGGAACACCGAGCCGCGAAGCGCCTGCGGGATCGCGGCCGATATCGGCGGCGCGCCCCAGATGATACGGATCGCCTGTTCGGTCACCATGGCGAGGGCGAACGTCACCAAAAGGCTCAGGATCGGATCGGCGTCGTAGAACCTTCGCAGGATGAAGCGCTCGAAGAGAATGCCGAGCAGCGCGACGGCGACCGGCGACAGCACCACCGCCGACCCGAAGCCGAGATATTTCGTGATCTCGACGGAAATGTAGGCGCCGAGCGCATAGAACGCGCCATGGGCGAGGTTGACGATGCCGCCGACGCTGAAGATCAGCGACAGCCCAAGCGCAATCAGGAGGTAATAGCCTCCGAGCACCAGGCCATTCACCACCTGTTCAAGCAGGAATCCAAACTGCATCTGCGATCCGCGACTCTTAAAACGCGCTTGAAAAAAAGACGGCGCCGTTAGCGCCAGCGTGTCCACCCGTATCGGGCTTCTACTGCGTCATAACTGATCAAACCCCTCATCCTGAGGAGCCCGCTAGAAGCGGGCGTCTCGAAGGATGTAGGCCACAGGCGGGGCCTCATGGTTCGAGACGCCCGCTTCGCGCTCCTCACCATGAGGGTTTATGACGCCGGATCATGCTCTATGCCTTCATGTTGCAGGGATTTTGCGTCTTCGTCGGGTAGATCGATTCAAGGTCGGCGCCCGCGGCCGGCACGGCCTCGCCGAGCACCAGCATGTCCCACTTGTCCTTCATCTCGCCCTTCGGCTTCACCGTGAACGGATAGGCTTCCTGGACGAGCTGATGGTCCCAGGATCGGAAATACGCCTTGCGCGACTTCATGATGTCGAACTGCGTCTGCTTCTCGAAATAGCCGATCAGTGCGTCGCTCTCGGTCGACTTGGTCTCGGTGATCGCCTGCGCGATCATTTTCAGTGTGATGTATTCGATCCAGGCATGGTTTTCAGGCGGCTTGCCGTATTTCTTGCTGAAGGCATCGACGAAGGCCTTGGACGCCGGATTGTCGAGCGTGTGGTACCAGACCGTGGGCCAGGTGCCGGAAAGATTGCCTTCGCCCATCGCCCAGGCGTCGCCGGTGTTGAGGTTGAAGCCGACGAGCGGGTAGGGGAAGCCGAACTCGGCATATTGCTTGACGAGATTGGTCACCTGGTTGCCGGCGAGGTTGCAGCAGACGACATCGGGCTTGGCCTGCCGCACCTTCAGGAGATACGGGCTGAAGTCGGTAACGTCTGTCGCGATCAGCTCGTCGCCGATCAGGGTAGCGTCGTTGGCGCTGAAGAAGGCCTTCGCCGCCTTCAAGAGGTCGTGGCCGAAAATGTAGTCCGCCGTCAGCGTAACGAACTTCTTGCCCTTCACCATGCCCTTCTGTTTGAGCGCGGTGCCGACGGCGTTGACCATCACCGTATTGGGAATGTCGCAATGGAAGGAGTAGCGGTTGCAATCCTTGCCGCGTAGCGCGTCCGAGCGCGCGCCGGTCGAGAAGAACACTTTCTTGTTGCGCTCGGCGACCTGCATGATGGTCAGCGACGAGGCGGATGAGATTTCGCCGAACAAGAGCACGGCGCCGTCCTGCTCGATCATGCGTTGCGCCTTGGTCGAGGCGGTGGCGGGATTGACCGAGTCTTCCGACATCAGGTCGATTGGCTTGCCCATGATGCCGCCGGACGCGTTGATCTCTTCCGCCGCCATCTTCACCCCTAACTGGGCGTAGCTGCCGATCGCGCCGAGGAAGCCGGTCAGCGGCACCAGATGGCCGATTTTTATTCGCGCGGCCTGTGCGTGAACGATGGCGGGAGATCCGATAGCGGATACGCCGGCAAAAGCGGCGCCGGCTTTCAACAAAGTACGTCGGCTGTAGCGGGTCATCACTGATCTCCTCCCCGAGAGTACGTCGCGACGTTCTCCCTCCGATTCCCGCTTATGCGACAATGTGAGAGACGTTCTTTTATTGTTGTAAGATATTTCCGGACGCAGTCGCTCCTGTCAACGCCAAATGCGTCGCAGCCGCGTTCTGCCGTGCGGAGAGGATTTAGATCAATCGGATCAGGAGGATTTCGCCAGGCCCCGCGCGCCGAATTCGATCGACAGCCGGCTGGCGGCCGATTGCACCAGCTTGGCGCGGCTCTGCACCA
This region includes:
- a CDS encoding peptide ABC transporter substrate-binding protein, whose translation is MLDTELKAMIDEVKDGRMDRRGFVQRMLAFGLTAPMATQILAVGGVAMAEGPSVYKPTKRGGGGALKLLWWQGPTLLNPHFATGTKDQDGSRLFYEPLACWDPDGNMKLVLAAEIPSLQNGGLAADGMSVTWKLKPGVKWHDGKPFTADDVVFNWEYARDPATATVTIGVHRDITVEKVDDLTVRILFKKPTPFWADAFVGAPGSIIPKHLFAEYKGAKSREAPNNLSPVGTGPYKFVEFKPGDVIRGVLNPDYHMPNRPHFDTVEMKGGGDAVSAARAVIQTGEYDFGWNIQVEDDVLLRLEKGGKGKTVYAVGGDTEFIALNFTDPNTEVDGERSSIKTKHPLLSDPAVRKALSMLVDREAVKKVIYGRAGRVTPNFLNGPEKFVSKNTSWEFSIEKASKLLEDAGWKVGADGIREKDGKKLKLLYQTAINGPRQKTQAIVKQACQKAGIDVELKSVVASVFFSSDVANPDTYAKFYADLEMFQIPMSQPDPAQHMRRYHSRNVATKENKWQGVNFPRWVNKEYDAAIDAAEAETDMVKRAALYIKANDIMMQDIVFIPVMHRLKVEAAANALRPVVSGWANETDNLFDWYREATG
- a CDS encoding multidrug effflux MFS transporter, which produces MSDTSADALAASGHRPMGFPEFVIVIASIMALNPLAMDMMLPALPDIASAFHITSVNRPQMVLSIFLVGFGVGQFVMGPLSDRFGRRPVLLGGMVVYCAAGLLAIAAPSFETLLLARALQGLSTSATRVIATSIVRDCYAGRRMASVMSLAMMIFIAVPVVAPAFGQAVLLLTQWRGIFIVLTLYGVVALIWSALRMPETLPVERRRSLAVGEVFDAFRQTLTNRQTLGYALVAGGVLGSLFAFVFTSQQVFTEIYNLGYYFPVAFAGVAVGTAIAGFVNSRLVGRLGMRVISHAALLGFVVIAATMLVAAKMQMLPLPLFMVLSVSMMFAFGLMIANFTALAMEPQGHIAGTAASLYGSITTLLGIGIGATIGQGYDGTLVPFATGFLLCTLAALAVVLVVEKGRLFRPHVLKV
- the hemC gene encoding hydroxymethylbilane synthase, which produces MKIGTRKSAMALAQTEAIARLLRAADPALDVEIVKFETRGDQDQTSKLLRHGGKGGAFVAEIREAMRGGELQAAMHSLKDVPGNEETPSLIIAATLPRDPANDALVLRPGLSLDVFRASKGKGFKIGTNAVRRAAYLRRLFPEATVIHFRGAADTRVAKLDRGDKQRLPDGGEVGPADALVMARSGLERIGMASRIVHDFSVREMLPAVGQGIVAVECVEKDWVTRGRLARIEDASSRLCAEAEREVLWVLNGHCNSPIAGHATLADHEMTLTAAVLDEAGDRFIEVSRTGATDRPRELGRAVGLELLDKGAAEIIARTRPEEDSLLS
- a CDS encoding sugar ABC transporter substrate-binding protein; amino-acid sequence: MRYLVKAMLSGVIALYAISARAADNPMTIAVFTKNRTNPAYEAFRIASDQIARTTGVKVIHLVPNQPDNVDEQKAMVDQVLKDRPDAVIFIPVDDVAMVDSVKRLNDARIPIVLVSNPLPGSFVTYVGADDFEIGYREARYLFEKLGGKGKIVVIEGTPAAPTNRERVRGYQRAFAEFPGIQVLGSGIGNYQQPDARRVMEKFLSEHNEIDAVLSANDTMALGVLEALKAANRTATVIGINGILPAVKQIEADGMLATVDFNMFKIGCTATRAAVRHLKKEPLPDKVMLPAEVIDKTNYKAWLVPVDQRTCPEWSDVAR
- a CDS encoding branched-chain amino acid ABC transporter ATP-binding protein/permease — translated: MMMPAAKFRPLLLAALAVIVLPFGLHLLGLSLNTGTMVVALAIAAMGLNLCIGYTGLVSFGHGAWFGIGAYASGLIQRNWFNNDIFLPLALAAIVVAVIATFVGFVILRRRGVYFSLLTLALSALTYTIAFRWTAVTGGEDGLGGLKRGSLGPFSLDNALNYYIVVSVLCLGVLYLLLRLVRSPFGHVLMAIRENQLRATFQGYPVERYKLGVFVISAVVTGFAGGLIGFQNYLVSAEAVSVPFSGELLAIVVIGGMRSMLGPAIGALFFILFRELFSIWTPNWLLWFGLVFVAFVLYSPGGLVGIWATLAKRWWPPPEESAAMSRRKIYQGLPLPAFLRPRALEGTVLDVQGVSKSFGGIRAVADASLTVGAGEIHALIGPNGAGKTTLFNLVSGLYPTDSGTIKLNGREIQGVPSEAICHQGLARSFQITNLFKGLSIYENLRLSLQAQSPGRFDLWRDIDHYRDIHAETAELIKFLGLEGIETIEGGELSYGGQRLVDLGIALGSKPQVLLLDEPLAGLAAAERERVSNLVKNIAANIPVLIVEHDIDRVLGFSRTVTVMNQGEVLMTGTPEAVRADRKVQEIYTGTGVPEVEHIASEQARDSTVPILRFERVNTFYGKSHILHDATLDVREGEIVALLGRNGAGKSTLLKTLAGLVPLSSGTIEYAGMNISRLPAPEIARAGIGYVPQGRGLFAGMTVRENLSLGHLARKTDGSNGVVWDEAQILDYFPRLRERMDVAADYLSGGEQQMVAVARAMSGNVKLLLLDEPFEGLAPAVILELFKVFDRLRQHISIVIVEHNLDLVLALADRVFALERGAVFHQGPAQPLLTDLEYRKKILWL
- a CDS encoding branched-chain amino acid ABC transporter permease; its protein translation is MQFGFLLEQVVNGLVLGGYYLLIALGLSLIFSVGGIVNLAHGAFYALGAYISVEITKYLGFGSAVVLSPVAVALLGILFERFILRRFYDADPILSLLVTFALAMVTEQAIRIIWGAPPISAAIPQALRGSVFLGDFLFSRYRLLILAVVAAVLLGVWLLLHKTSFGRVVRAGIQRPDMVAALGIRLQPYMTAIVMLGVGMAALGGAFFAPITIVHPAMGAEIITVAFVVVVIGGLGSFWGVVISALLVGVVRGITIHFAPAAGEASIYVLMFLVLMVRPRGLLGERIEKFE
- a CDS encoding ABC transporter substrate-binding protein, which codes for MTRYSRRTLLKAGAAFAGVSAIGSPAIVHAQAARIKIGHLVPLTGFLGAIGSYAQLGVKMAAEEINASGGIMGKPIDLMSEDSVNPATASTKAQRMIEQDGAVLLFGEISSASSLTIMQVAERNKKVFFSTGARSDALRGKDCNRYSFHCDIPNTVMVNAVGTALKQKGMVKGKKFVTLTADYIFGHDLLKAAKAFFSANDATLIGDELIATDVTDFSPYLLKVRQAKPDVVCCNLAGNQVTNLVKQYAEFGFPYPLVGFNLNTGDAWAMGEGNLSGTWPTVWYHTLDNPASKAFVDAFSKKYGKPPENHAWIEYITLKMIAQAITETKSTESDALIGYFEKQTQFDIMKSRKAYFRSWDHQLVQEAYPFTVKPKGEMKDKWDMLVLGEAVPAAGADLESIYPTKTQNPCNMKA